The following coding sequences are from one Paenibacillus tundrae window:
- a CDS encoding BMP family lipoprotein, which yields MKTNHTTRVGLTMILILMVFVLGACSVNPTSTATETRTKVGIVMTEVGLGDRSFNDAAFDGLVRARDENSIVFDYREPNEKLSAEASFEQFAEAKFDLIIGLSDTIQADMEKVATKYPDQQFLLIDSQSELPNIASISFRAEEGSYLAGIIAGMATTEDHVGFLGGMEIPVLRNFEQGFEQGVLAANPDAKVDIIYAGDFGNAKLGEELAAQLIQENGADVIYVAAGLTGVGALTEIQKLGKYAIGVDTDQFFLAEKAILTSMLKNVDVSIYNAVHTFIQNKHAFPQKEIVEGLAENAVGLTALHNITLSDEEQQTFEDLKTQISSGQIKIKLDQ from the coding sequence ATGAAAACAAACCATACCACCCGCGTAGGGCTCACCATGATTTTAATCCTAATGGTGTTCGTTCTGGGAGCATGCTCAGTAAATCCTACATCAACGGCAACGGAAACCAGAACGAAGGTTGGCATCGTGATGACGGAAGTTGGTCTGGGGGATCGCTCCTTCAATGATGCTGCCTTTGATGGGCTTGTTCGAGCGAGGGATGAGAATAGCATTGTCTTTGACTATCGTGAACCTAATGAGAAGCTGTCTGCTGAAGCTTCCTTTGAACAATTTGCAGAAGCCAAATTCGACCTGATTATCGGTCTGAGCGATACCATTCAAGCCGATATGGAGAAAGTAGCGACGAAGTACCCTGATCAGCAATTCCTGCTGATTGATAGTCAGTCCGAACTGCCCAACATCGCCTCCATCTCGTTCCGGGCAGAAGAAGGTAGTTATCTCGCAGGCATTATTGCCGGGATGGCGACCACTGAAGATCATGTTGGCTTCTTAGGCGGCATGGAGATTCCTGTGCTTCGCAATTTTGAGCAGGGATTCGAACAAGGCGTACTCGCTGCCAACCCGGATGCAAAGGTAGATATTATTTACGCTGGAGACTTTGGAAATGCCAAACTGGGTGAGGAACTTGCTGCACAACTGATCCAGGAGAATGGTGCTGATGTGATCTATGTGGCTGCTGGCTTAACCGGGGTCGGCGCACTCACGGAGATTCAGAAATTAGGGAAATACGCGATTGGCGTAGATACAGATCAATTCTTTTTGGCGGAAAAAGCGATTCTGACATCGATGTTGAAAAATGTGGATGTATCCATCTACAATGCCGTTCACACGTTCATTCAAAATAAACACGCCTTCCCTCAAAAGGAAATTGTCGAGGGTCTGGCTGAGAACGCCGTAGGCCTAACCGCTCTACATAATATCACGCTCAGTGATGAAGAGCAGCAAACCTTCGAGGATCTGAAAACTCAGATCTCATCCGGTCAAATCAAAATTAAGCTGGATCAATAA
- the cysT gene encoding sulfate ABC transporter permease subunit CysT, translating to MSKVIATRRRTLPGFGLTMGYSVFYLSLVVLIPLTALVFNSTGLTWSMLVETATNPRVLASFKVSFLTAGVAALINLGLGLLLAWVLVRYEFPGKRLFDAVIDLPFALPTAVAGVALTALYAGNGWIGQLTEPLGIKLAYSQAGITLALMFIGIPFVVRTVQPVLEELEAEVEEAAATLGAGRWRIFRTILLPDLIPPLLTGFALAFARGIGEFGSVVFISGNMPMKTEIAPLLIMAKLEQFDYAGATAVALLLLLVSFILLLVINSLQRWSRKAGRA from the coding sequence ATGAGCAAGGTAATAGCAACCCGGAGGCGCACGCTTCCGGGCTTCGGGTTAACGATGGGATACAGCGTATTTTACCTCAGCCTTGTAGTATTGATCCCACTGACAGCCCTAGTGTTTAACTCCACAGGTTTGACCTGGTCTATGCTGGTGGAGACAGCCACCAATCCCCGCGTGCTCGCTTCATTTAAGGTCAGCTTTCTGACCGCAGGTGTGGCGGCTCTAATCAATCTGGGATTAGGGCTGCTCTTGGCATGGGTATTGGTGCGGTATGAATTCCCCGGTAAACGGCTCTTTGATGCCGTGATTGATCTACCCTTTGCGTTGCCAACAGCGGTGGCAGGGGTTGCTCTTACGGCTCTGTATGCCGGAAACGGCTGGATTGGGCAGCTTACGGAGCCGCTGGGCATCAAATTAGCCTATTCGCAGGCGGGCATTACACTAGCTCTGATGTTTATCGGTATTCCATTTGTCGTTCGAACGGTGCAACCGGTATTAGAAGAGCTGGAGGCTGAGGTTGAAGAAGCGGCTGCAACGTTAGGAGCAGGAAGGTGGCGGATATTCCGTACTATTCTCCTTCCAGATCTTATTCCCCCGTTGCTGACAGGCTTCGCGTTGGCGTTTGCCCGAGGTATTGGAGAATTTGGCTCGGTGGTGTTTATTTCAGGCAATATGCCGATGAAAACGGAAATCGCGCCGCTGCTCATTATGGCGAAGCTTGAACAGTTTGATTACGCAGGAGCTACGGCTGTCGCTTTGCTGCTGTTGCTGGTTTCATTTATCCTGTTGCTGGTCATTAACTCCTTGCAACGATGGAGCCGGAAGGCAGGCAGGGCGTAA
- a CDS encoding YezD family protein, protein MAKPLKVDEVWMDRIAGQLNDMEFGSLHIVVHEGQIVQMERTERKRFENTPTSSASKSGSAARNNTPRSLRGSNASGAKG, encoded by the coding sequence ATGGCTAAGCCGTTGAAAGTGGATGAGGTATGGATGGACAGAATCGCTGGACAGCTCAATGACATGGAGTTTGGGTCGCTACACATCGTGGTACACGAGGGTCAGATTGTACAGATGGAGCGAACAGAACGCAAGCGTTTTGAAAATACACCGACAAGCAGCGCCTCCAAATCCGGCAGTGCTGCACGGAACAACACACCTCGTTCATTGCGCGGCTCGAATGCCAGCGGTGCAAAAGGGTAG
- a CDS encoding NAD(P)H-hydrate dehydratase, with protein sequence MYIVTAEQMRSIDEHTIHTLGIPAASLMENAGRAVAEEVIRLCREEQTHVRAGRMDQSKRGQTRAHTGPGDWPGRGGDITADSALAMEQPGDQQWYMLIGKGNNGGDGLVAARHLFGAGLGVTLVYADAPEALRGEAAVQRDAAAQLGIPALVHGREAVDFSRCTGIVDALLGTGSRGAPRGAYAALIEAANDSGKPVVSADVPSGLNADTGEVFEPCIQARVTVCLALLKRGLVQYPGASAAGRIVVRAIGIPTRLAPEHSSSVRLLTDEVLRRALRVDTSRLRAPDGHKGTYGHVLLAAGSLPMSGAGLLSAKAALRAGCGLATWALPAALLPHVIGTVPELMLAAAADGNSGEWNAASADAVLHLAESRDVLATGPGLGRFKGDTDWLRRLWQQTDRPLVIDADALNMLADAGPQGPRDWGKRSAATILTPHPGEMGRLQGISTPEVQRDRIEHAARYAREQGVTLVLKGARTVIATPSGEAYINTTGHAGMATGGAGDVLTGIIAGLLAQGLGAEQAAAFGVYLHGEAAERAALLRGDPASLLAGDIIDAL encoded by the coding sequence TTGTATATCGTTACGGCAGAACAGATGAGAAGCATCGACGAGCATACGATTCATACACTAGGCATTCCTGCGGCGAGCCTGATGGAGAATGCGGGAAGAGCTGTTGCGGAAGAAGTCATTCGGCTGTGCCGAGAAGAGCAGACACATGTTAGAGCAGGACGTATGGATCAGTCCAAAAGAGGACAGACCCGGGCGCACACAGGGCCCGGGGATTGGCCTGGACGAGGTGGCGACATCACCGCCGATTCGGCGCTGGCGATGGAGCAACCGGGTGATCAGCAGTGGTACATGCTGATCGGCAAGGGCAATAATGGCGGCGACGGGCTGGTGGCGGCGCGCCATTTGTTTGGAGCGGGGCTCGGCGTGACTTTGGTCTACGCCGATGCACCAGAGGCACTGCGGGGCGAAGCCGCAGTGCAACGGGATGCCGCCGCGCAGCTCGGCATCCCTGCCCTTGTCCACGGGCGCGAAGCCGTGGACTTCAGCCGGTGCACAGGCATCGTAGATGCGTTGCTGGGCACTGGCTCGCGGGGGGCGCCGCGCGGAGCTTACGCGGCGCTGATTGAGGCGGCGAACGACAGCGGTAAGCCTGTCGTGTCTGCCGATGTGCCAAGTGGGCTGAATGCCGACACCGGGGAGGTATTCGAGCCCTGCATTCAAGCCCGGGTGACCGTATGTCTCGCGCTGCTTAAGCGCGGGCTGGTGCAGTACCCGGGCGCTTCTGCCGCGGGGCGCATTGTAGTGCGCGCCATCGGCATTCCCACGCGGCTTGCGCCAGAGCATAGCTCCTCGGTCCGTCTGCTGACGGACGAGGTGCTGCGCCGTGCGCTGCGCGTGGACACTAGCCGTCTCCGGGCACCGGACGGCCATAAGGGCACCTACGGCCATGTACTATTGGCCGCAGGAAGTCTGCCGATGAGCGGCGCTGGCCTGCTCTCGGCGAAGGCCGCGCTGCGCGCAGGCTGCGGGCTCGCCACATGGGCGCTGCCCGCGGCATTACTGCCGCATGTCATCGGCACCGTGCCTGAGCTCATGCTCGCCGCCGCTGCCGATGGCAACAGCGGCGAATGGAACGCGGCTTCCGCAGACGCTGTGCTGCACCTGGCGGAGAGCCGCGACGTGCTCGCGACCGGCCCTGGGCTCGGTCGCTTCAAGGGCGACACAGACTGGCTGCGCCGTCTGTGGCAACAGACGGATCGCCCGCTCGTTATTGACGCGGACGCCCTCAACATGCTGGCAGACGCTGGCCCACAGGGGCCTCGCGACTGGGGCAAGCGAAGTGCGGCGACAATCCTGACGCCGCACCCTGGCGAGATGGGTCGATTGCAGGGCATATCGACCCCGGAGGTGCAGCGTGATCGAATTGAACACGCTGCACGGTACGCCCGCGAGCAGGGCGTGACCCTTGTGCTCAAGGGAGCACGAACGGTCATCGCAACGCCATCCGGCGAGGCGTACATTAACACCACCGGACACGCCGGCATGGCGACTGGCGGTGCCGGTGACGTGTTGACCGGCATCATCGCCGGTCTGCTCGCCCAAGGGCTTGGCGCGGAGCAGGCTGCCGCGTTCGGCGTATATCTGCATGGTGAAGCCGCCGAACGAGCTGCCTTGCTCCGCGGTGATCCAGCGTCTCTTCTCGCAGGAGATATTATCGACGCACTGTGA
- the cysW gene encoding sulfate ABC transporter permease subunit CysW: MAGSVPLSPASRIPSSPGPNRATTEAPWVKWLLIGLAGLVLLWLLILPLVIVLMEALKQGWGVYIAALTEPDAMSALKLTLLVAAITVPLNTIFGVAAAWVITKFQFRGKGIMITLIDLPFSISPVVGGLIFVLVFGSNGWFGPWLAEHDIKIIFALPGIVLATLFITFPFVARELIPLMEDQGTREEEAAVTLGASGWRIFWNVTLPNIKWGLLYGIILCNARAMGEFGAVSVVSGHIRGETNTLPLHVEILYNEYQFSASFAVASLLLILALATLLVKSWLGHKNVSER; this comes from the coding sequence ATGGCGGGTTCTGTTCCGCTGAGTCCTGCTTCGCGCATACCAAGTAGCCCTGGGCCAAACCGTGCAACTACGGAGGCTCCATGGGTCAAATGGCTGTTAATTGGACTGGCAGGTCTAGTATTGTTATGGTTGCTTATTTTGCCACTGGTCATCGTCTTAATGGAAGCGTTGAAACAAGGGTGGGGAGTCTATATCGCCGCTCTGACTGAGCCTGATGCGATGTCGGCTCTGAAGCTGACGCTGCTCGTTGCAGCAATTACGGTACCACTCAATACGATATTTGGTGTGGCAGCAGCTTGGGTTATTACGAAGTTCCAGTTCCGGGGCAAAGGAATCATGATCACGTTAATCGACCTTCCTTTCTCCATTTCTCCCGTTGTCGGCGGGTTGATCTTTGTGTTGGTGTTTGGCTCTAATGGTTGGTTCGGCCCATGGCTAGCTGAGCATGATATCAAAATTATTTTTGCGCTGCCAGGCATTGTGCTGGCGACGCTATTCATCACGTTCCCCTTCGTGGCAAGGGAACTAATCCCGCTCATGGAGGATCAGGGAACCCGTGAAGAGGAAGCGGCAGTGACGCTTGGAGCCTCAGGATGGCGGATCTTCTGGAACGTAACGTTACCCAATATTAAGTGGGGACTGCTCTACGGTATTATTCTGTGTAATGCTCGCGCGATGGGCGAGTTCGGGGCGGTATCCGTTGTATCTGGGCATATACGTGGTGAGACCAACACACTGCCGCTTCATGTCGAAATTTTGTATAACGAATATCAATTCTCGGCGTCATTCGCCGTCGCTTCATTGCTGTTAATACTTGCTCTGGCGACATTGTTGGTTAAGAGCTGGCTGGGGCATAAGAATGTGAGTGAACGATGA
- a CDS encoding sulfate ABC transporter substrate-binding protein, which translates to MKKRVQKGILFGLALVLTGVLAGCGANGGDSSATGTSGGQDSGGDSPKAIELLNVSYDPTRELYEQYNKAFAAYWQKEKGQDVTIKQSHGGSGKQSRSVIDGLDADVVTLALGYDIDAIEDKGLINEGWQDKYEHNSSPYTSTIVFLVRKGNPKGIKDWDDLIKGDTQVITPNPKTSGGARWNYLAAWGYALKKNNNDEEAAKAFVGELFKHAPVLDSGARGATTTFVERGLGDVLLAWENEAFLSVKELGPDKFDIVVPSVSILAEPPVAVVDKNVDKKGSREVADAYLKYLYSEEGQTIAAENYYRPTLDTVAEKFKDQFPDLELFTLNDVFGTWRDTQAKHFNDGGVFDQIYVPGS; encoded by the coding sequence ATGAAAAAGAGAGTTCAAAAAGGTATTCTATTTGGTCTGGCACTGGTGTTGACAGGCGTGCTGGCAGGTTGCGGAGCAAATGGCGGCGATTCTAGTGCAACTGGAACATCTGGAGGGCAGGACAGTGGTGGCGATAGCCCGAAGGCCATTGAATTGCTGAATGTATCGTATGATCCGACTCGTGAGCTCTACGAGCAATATAACAAGGCGTTTGCGGCGTATTGGCAGAAGGAAAAGGGTCAGGACGTGACCATTAAACAGTCTCATGGTGGTTCGGGTAAACAGAGCCGCTCCGTCATTGATGGCTTGGACGCAGACGTGGTTACACTGGCACTGGGTTATGACATTGATGCGATTGAAGACAAAGGCCTCATTAACGAAGGCTGGCAAGATAAATATGAGCATAACAGCTCCCCATATACATCAACGATTGTATTCCTGGTACGGAAAGGCAATCCGAAAGGCATCAAAGACTGGGATGATCTAATTAAGGGTGATACACAGGTCATTACACCGAATCCAAAAACGTCCGGCGGAGCCCGCTGGAACTATCTCGCAGCTTGGGGGTATGCGCTCAAGAAGAATAACAATGACGAGGAAGCGGCAAAAGCCTTTGTAGGCGAGCTGTTCAAGCACGCACCTGTACTGGATTCCGGTGCACGCGGAGCCACTACAACATTTGTAGAACGTGGACTTGGCGATGTTCTGCTGGCTTGGGAGAATGAAGCGTTCTTGTCCGTGAAGGAGCTGGGTCCGGACAAATTCGATATTGTTGTTCCTTCCGTAAGTATCCTGGCTGAGCCTCCGGTAGCTGTGGTGGACAAAAACGTCGACAAAAAGGGAAGCCGTGAAGTTGCTGATGCTTACCTGAAATATCTGTACAGTGAGGAAGGACAGACGATCGCGGCTGAAAACTATTACCGTCCAACACTGGATACCGTGGCTGAGAAGTTCAAGGATCAGTTCCCTGACCTAGAACTGTTCACGCTGAACGATGTATTCGGCACATGGCGGGACACACAAGCGAAACATTTCAATGATGGCGGGGTATTTGACCAAATTTACGTTCCGGGCAGTTAA
- a CDS encoding rhamnogalacturonan lyase produces MEFLDRGVVAVKTGNGVFVSWRLLGTEGSNVSFNVYRDGTKVNASPITNSTNLQDASGTNNSKYTVRAVVGGTEQAASKVASVWGNNYLNVPLSVPAGGTTPDGVAYTYSANDASAGDLDGDGEYELIVKWDPSNSKDNSQSGYTGEVFIDAYKLNGTRLWRISLGKNIRAGAHYTQFMVYDLDGDGKAEVAMKTADGTRDGVGTVIGDASKDYRNSSGYVLSGPEFLTVFNGQTGKALSTVNYEPARGSVSSWGDNYGNRVDRFLATIAYLDGERPSLVMARGYYTRTVLVAYNWRNGQLTKQWTFDSNTPGNSGYAGQGNHNLSVADVDNDGKDEIIYGAMAVDHDGKGLYTTGLHHGDAMHLSDLDPDRPGMEVFQVHETPSNAGIEFRDARTGQLIWGIPTTKDIGRGMAADIDPRYRGAEVWANGALYTAKGQRIGTTVPSSTNFGIWWDGDLLRELLDSNRIDKWDYANGRTVNLLTASGASSNNGTKSTPNLQADLLGDWREEVVWRTNDSSALRIYTTTALTDKRIHTLMHDPVYRLGVAWQNVAYNQPPHTSFYLGEGMNPPPVPNIRIAGQ; encoded by the coding sequence ATGGAATTTCTAGACCGCGGCGTTGTGGCGGTGAAGACGGGGAATGGGGTATTTGTAAGCTGGCGGTTACTCGGTACGGAAGGTTCGAATGTTTCTTTTAATGTATATCGAGATGGTACGAAGGTGAACGCCTCACCGATTACGAACAGCACCAACCTTCAGGATGCAAGTGGAACGAACAACTCCAAGTATACGGTTCGAGCAGTCGTGGGTGGGACAGAACAGGCGGCTTCCAAGGTAGCAAGTGTGTGGGGAAATAATTATCTGAACGTGCCTCTTAGTGTTCCCGCTGGTGGGACAACCCCCGATGGAGTTGCATATACCTACAGTGCCAACGATGCCAGTGCAGGTGATCTGGATGGGGACGGCGAGTATGAGCTCATTGTGAAGTGGGATCCTTCCAATTCCAAGGATAACTCGCAGAGTGGTTACACAGGGGAAGTATTTATCGATGCCTACAAATTGAATGGAACCCGACTATGGCGGATCAGTCTCGGCAAAAACATCCGCGCAGGCGCACATTACACACAGTTCATGGTCTATGACCTGGATGGAGACGGCAAGGCTGAGGTTGCGATGAAAACCGCGGACGGCACGAGAGATGGCGTGGGTACAGTCATTGGGGATGCCAGTAAGGATTATCGGAATAGCAGCGGATATGTGTTGTCAGGGCCAGAGTTCCTAACGGTCTTCAATGGACAGACAGGTAAAGCTCTCTCCACGGTCAATTATGAGCCTGCGCGAGGTAGTGTATCGAGTTGGGGGGATAATTACGGTAACCGCGTGGATCGTTTTCTAGCTACGATTGCTTATTTGGATGGAGAGCGACCGAGTCTAGTGATGGCACGGGGCTACTACACCCGGACAGTACTTGTGGCTTACAATTGGCGGAATGGTCAACTGACGAAGCAATGGACATTTGATTCGAACACTCCAGGCAATTCAGGTTACGCTGGACAAGGGAATCATAATTTAAGTGTGGCAGATGTGGATAACGACGGAAAAGATGAAATTATCTATGGTGCAATGGCAGTCGATCATGATGGCAAAGGGTTATACACCACAGGGCTGCATCATGGCGATGCCATGCATCTGAGTGATCTAGATCCAGATCGCCCGGGGATGGAGGTATTCCAGGTTCATGAGACACCGTCCAATGCAGGCATTGAATTCCGTGATGCTAGAACAGGCCAGTTGATCTGGGGCATACCAACAACGAAGGACATCGGACGCGGCATGGCTGCGGATATCGATCCAAGGTATAGAGGGGCTGAGGTATGGGCGAATGGTGCGCTGTATACAGCAAAAGGCCAAAGAATCGGGACAACCGTACCTTCGTCCACGAATTTTGGCATCTGGTGGGATGGTGATCTGCTCCGCGAACTGTTAGACAGTAACCGTATCGACAAATGGGATTATGCGAATGGACGAACGGTGAATCTGCTAACCGCCTCTGGAGCTTCCTCCAACAACGGAACGAAGTCAACGCCGAATCTTCAGGCTGATCTGCTGGGCGACTGGAGAGAGGAAGTAGTATGGCGAACCAACGATAGCTCAGCCCTCCGTATTTATACGACAACAGCACTCACGGACAAACGCATTCACACGCTGATGCATGATCCGGTGTATCGTCTGGGCGTAGCTTGGCAAAATGTAGCCTATAATCAACCGCCACATACCAGCTTCTATCTGGGAGAAGGTATGAATCCACCTCCGGTGCCCAATATCCGCATTGCTGGACAATAG
- a CDS encoding GNAT family N-acetyltransferase has protein sequence MDHVIVEHAPPAVAEYLSLREIAGMSPRSREGAERGLPNSLFAVCLRQDDVLIGMGRVVGDDGCFYQVVDIVVHPDEQGKGYGKLIMNEIMKYLKENVPARALVSLLADVPADRLYAQFGFEYTSPQSEGMWWRQEG, from the coding sequence ATGGATCACGTTATCGTTGAACACGCACCACCAGCTGTAGCCGAGTATTTATCTTTGCGAGAGATTGCAGGGATGAGTCCGAGAAGCCGTGAGGGCGCTGAGCGAGGATTGCCGAACAGTCTATTTGCAGTGTGTTTGCGACAAGATGATGTGCTTATTGGTATGGGACGAGTGGTGGGAGACGATGGTTGTTTCTATCAAGTGGTCGATATCGTTGTACATCCAGATGAGCAGGGAAAAGGGTACGGCAAGCTGATTATGAACGAGATCATGAAGTATCTAAAAGAGAACGTACCTGCCCGTGCACTGGTGAGCCTACTTGCGGATGTTCCAGCCGATCGATTGTATGCTCAATTTGGCTTCGAATATACTAGCCCACAATCAGAAGGTATGTGGTGGAGACAAGAAGGATAG
- a CDS encoding methyl-accepting chemotaxis protein gives MKLQGKLLLNALISLLLCLALVAYIIMELLGMNAKNQNLVPAMLKVSELNANQIQIQQALDVYSFSMTAGNQDAVIRLLEDGQTMIQELTDGLLETDRQLELIQTIQTKLATLSQGATEAMSSMNSAEAKRYSTRVRGIQNDIYMLDEITRERYDQYTVELERNIQQTWQVALGGAIVLLVAVMLFNMYTSRQIAKRIGTLKVAAGQIADGDLTGQLPEAKGKDELDDLSRSFRLMTSNIRGIIQSIGTAGNRVDQMAQDIDRGNDTSQAIVQQVSRTTEELSIGSQKIAEDLSETVMVVDKMQHTFNSNLEATSQSAIDGREVLNTVEEGNKAIAEQLRLAEVNRLAMSEVEQTVLELEESAERITTMTGYVSEIAKQTTLLSLNASIEAARAGEAGRGFAVVANEVNKLAEQSAQSVKQIYAAVDEITTSMEKVKGSVAQSMQLFAQQEEATGQTRESFAAIRQSAERISTGIHQLAEEMQHSNELSSQVQHAIENISAITEQSAASSEEITASTTEQQRSFAEASLKVKSLREISAEMHEELQRFRL, from the coding sequence ATGAAATTACAGGGGAAACTGTTACTTAACGCTCTAATCTCGCTACTTCTATGCCTTGCGCTGGTAGCTTATATCATTATGGAATTGCTTGGCATGAATGCCAAAAATCAAAATCTAGTACCTGCCATGCTCAAGGTTAGTGAACTAAATGCCAATCAGATTCAGATCCAGCAAGCGCTGGATGTCTATTCGTTCTCCATGACGGCAGGTAATCAGGATGCGGTCATCCGTTTACTCGAAGATGGTCAAACGATGATTCAGGAGCTTACGGATGGATTGCTAGAAACGGATCGGCAGCTTGAACTCATTCAGACGATCCAAACAAAATTAGCAACACTTAGTCAAGGTGCCACTGAAGCGATGAGCAGTATGAATAGTGCGGAAGCCAAACGCTACAGTACACGAGTTCGAGGTATACAGAATGATATCTATATGTTGGATGAGATTACCCGAGAACGGTACGATCAATATACTGTTGAACTGGAACGTAACATTCAGCAAACGTGGCAGGTCGCTCTCGGCGGTGCCATCGTATTGCTCGTTGCGGTCATGCTGTTCAATATGTACACTTCCCGCCAGATCGCCAAGCGTATCGGTACGTTAAAAGTCGCCGCAGGACAAATTGCCGACGGCGACCTGACCGGACAATTACCCGAAGCCAAAGGCAAAGACGAGCTTGATGACCTCAGTCGCTCCTTCCGCCTAATGACCAGCAATATTCGCGGAATCATTCAATCGATCGGTACAGCCGGGAACCGTGTTGATCAAATGGCGCAGGATATCGATCGTGGCAATGATACGTCTCAGGCCATTGTGCAACAAGTCTCTCGTACCACCGAAGAGCTGTCGATTGGCAGCCAGAAAATTGCGGAGGACTTGAGCGAAACCGTGATGGTCGTAGACAAGATGCAGCACACTTTCAATAGCAACCTGGAGGCTACTTCCCAATCAGCTATAGATGGCCGTGAGGTATTGAATACTGTTGAGGAAGGCAATAAGGCGATCGCCGAACAACTTCGTCTCGCTGAGGTGAATCGTCTGGCGATGTCTGAGGTGGAACAGACGGTACTGGAACTGGAGGAAAGCGCCGAGCGCATCACCACCATGACTGGATACGTCTCGGAAATCGCGAAGCAGACGACGCTCCTATCGTTAAATGCTTCCATTGAGGCAGCTCGGGCAGGTGAAGCTGGACGTGGGTTTGCCGTTGTCGCCAATGAAGTGAACAAGCTCGCCGAGCAGTCCGCACAGTCAGTGAAACAGATCTATGCGGCTGTGGATGAGATTACGACATCTATGGAGAAGGTTAAGGGCTCTGTAGCACAAAGCATGCAGCTCTTTGCTCAGCAGGAAGAGGCCACTGGACAGACGCGGGAATCCTTCGCTGCGATTCGCCAAAGTGCAGAGCGTATCAGTACAGGTATCCACCAGCTTGCCGAGGAGATGCAGCATTCGAATGAACTTAGTTCCCAAGTGCAGCATGCCATTGAGAATATCAGTGCCATCACCGAACAATCGGCTGCGAGCAGTGAAGAGATTACGGCCTCTACGACGGAGCAACAGCGCTCCTTCGCTGAAGCAAGTCTCAAGGTGAAATCACTCCGAGAGATCAGTGCAGAGATGCATGAGGAATTACAGCGGTTTCGTTTATAG
- a CDS encoding NAD(P)-dependent oxidoreductase, with protein sequence MKVAIFGATGAIGKTILWELMDRGHEVTAIVRDPSKVEMKHERLRVEQGDLLNPDQVADFTAGQEAVVSAYGPKFGSEEELLEVTRSLIEGVRRGKAARLVVVGGAGSLLTDSNVMLMDTPGFPEEVKPLAKAHADAYGILAESDINWTYMSPAATITTGQRTGQFRIGMNRVVTDDLGESTISIGDFAAALVDELDDPQFIQSRFTVAY encoded by the coding sequence ATGAAAGTAGCTATTTTTGGAGCAACCGGAGCAATTGGAAAGACAATCTTGTGGGAGTTAATGGATCGTGGGCATGAAGTGACTGCGATTGTTCGTGACCCGTCGAAAGTTGAGATGAAGCATGAGCGTCTGCGTGTTGAACAAGGAGATTTGCTTAACCCGGATCAGGTGGCTGATTTTACAGCGGGTCAGGAAGCGGTAGTGAGTGCTTATGGTCCGAAATTTGGCTCCGAGGAAGAGTTGCTTGAAGTTACACGTTCCCTTATTGAGGGTGTTCGACGTGGTAAAGCGGCTCGTCTCGTGGTTGTTGGTGGAGCGGGAAGCTTGCTAACGGATTCAAATGTAATGCTGATGGACACACCAGGGTTCCCTGAAGAAGTCAAACCGCTGGCGAAGGCTCATGCAGATGCATATGGGATCCTTGCGGAATCGGATATTAACTGGACCTATATGAGCCCAGCAGCGACGATTACGACAGGACAACGGACAGGTCAATTCCGAATCGGGATGAATCGTGTTGTAACGGATGATCTTGGCGAGAGCACGATATCAATTGGTGACTTTGCGGCGGCTCTGGTGGACGAGCTGGATGATCCACAATTTATTCAATCCCGCTTTACGGTAGCGTACTAA